The Helianthus annuus cultivar XRQ/B chromosome 16, HanXRQr2.0-SUNRISE, whole genome shotgun sequence genome includes a window with the following:
- the LOC118488191 gene encoding uncharacterized protein LOC118488191, translating into MTWDEFKTPFLKHHSPKAVINKIKEEFMQLRHKGESIDKITGIFMDKMKEFMNPSKYETLTEIINVAWEREIELEKQIERGERRAQIVNPSPTKKAHTRESSKKQEGKSGSSNCKICGKGHKSECRFKDKPCPICGKTEHTAALCPGKVSLCYKCYQPGHKKFECPELIEGKMTRMHTLRHQELRQDLSS; encoded by the exons ATGACATGGGAtgagtttaagacgccgtttcttaaacatcatAGTCCCAAGGCAGTCATAAACAAAATCAAGGAAGAATTCATGCAGCTTCGACACAAGGGTGAATCAATTGATAAAATAACGGGAATAttcatggataagatgaa ggagtttatgaATCCTTCAAAGTATGAGACTCTCACCGAGATTATAAACGTTGCTTGGGAACGGGAGATAGAGTTGGAGAAACAGATTGAAAGAGGTGAAAGAAGGGCGCAGATAGTCAACCCAAGCCCAACGAAAAAGGCGCACACAAGAGAATCCTCAAAGAAACAAGAAGGGAAAAGCGGGTCATCAAACTGCAAGATATGCGGGAAGGGGCACAAAAGTGAGTGCCGGTTCAAGGACAAACCGTGTCCTATATGTGGGAAAACGGAGCACACGGCTGCATTGTGCCCGGGGAAGGTGTCGCTGTGTTACAAATGCTACCAGCCGGGTCACAAGAAATTTGAGTGCCCGGAGTTGATCGAAGGAAAGATGACAAGGATGCACACACTGAGACACCAAGAGCTAAGGCAAGATCTTTCCAGTTAA